The Actinomycetota bacterium DNA window ATCGAGGATCAGCCCGGTGCGGTCGATGATCTTGAGGGCGTCGGGCGCCAGCGGGTTGACCCCGGCCACATCCTCGAGGTTCCTGCCCTGCGACGGGGCGAGCTCGTCGTCAAAAACGATCGCCGTGGCCTTCAGCTTGCGGGCCTGCTCCACGATCTCCATCGCCTTGCCCTTGCCGACGTAGGTCGCCGGGTCCGGGGTCGGGCGCGCCTGGATGAACCGGTCGACGATCTCCGCGCCGGCGGTGGCGGCGAGCTGCGCCAGCTCGTCGAGCGACTCGTTGCCCTCGTCCATCTGCGCCTGGGAGCGGACCACGCCCACCAGGACGACACGTTCGGTCGGGGCTTCGGTAACTGCCATCAGCTGTCTTTCGGAGCCTTCAGCTCGTTGGTCATTGCCTTCAACACTCGTTCCATGCCTTCGTCGACGCGGTCATCTGCCAGCGTAAGGGAGAACCGGACAAAGCCCTCGCCGTTGGCGCCGTAGCCCGAGCCGGGGGCCACGATCACGCCCGCCTCGTCCAGCAGCAGCTGGCAAAAGCTCACCGAGGTGTGCCCCTCGGGGACCGGAACCCAAACATAGATGGCGCCCTTGGGGGCCCTCACGGGGATCCCGCCGTCGTTCAGGGCGCCGACGACTACGTCGCGGCGGCGCTTGTAGACCGCGATGTTCTCCTCGATGCAGTCCTGCGGCCCGTCCAGGGCCGCAATGCCTGCCCGCTGGAGGGCGTTGAAGATGCCCGAGTCGATGTTGGTCTTGACCCGGCCGATGGCCTCGATGGCCTCGGCCGACCCGACCGCCCAGCCGATGCGCCAGCCGGTCATGTTGTAGGTCTTGGACAGTGAGCCGAACTCGACGGCGGTGTCGAGGGCGCCCGGCGCCTGCAGGACGCTGGGGGCCACGTACCCGTCGTAGGTCAGCTCGACGTAGGCGGCGTCGTGGGCCAGCAACAGGTCGTTGCGGGTGGAGAACCGCACCGCTTCCGCCAGGAACTCCGGGGTGCAGACCGCGGAGGTCGGGTTGGACGGGAAGTTCAGCCACAGG harbors:
- a CDS encoding LL-diaminopimelate aminotransferase → MRSARRISALPPYLFAELDKKVSAAKAKGVDVISFGIGDPDRPTPAHIVEAGQKAMADPATHQYPSYYGMPELREAIARYYDRRFGVTLDPKTQVLPLIGSKEGIAHLGTAFVDPGDMVLIQDPGYPVYQTATMLAGGGTISVPLSAEHDFVPQLDRIPELAVQASKVLWLNFPSNPTSAVCTPEFLAEAVRFSTRNDLLLAHDAAYVELTYDGYVAPSVLQAPGALDTAVEFGSLSKTYNMTGWRIGWAVGSAEAIEAIGRVKTNIDSGIFNALQRAGIAALDGPQDCIEENIAVYKRRRDVVVGALNDGGIPVRAPKGAIYVWVPVPEGHTSVSFCQLLLDEAGVIVAPGSGYGANGEGFVRFSLTLADDRVDEGMERVLKAMTNELKAPKDS